One window from the genome of Lachancea thermotolerans CBS 6340 chromosome B complete sequence encodes:
- the AAN1 gene encoding Aan1p (similar to uniprot|P36083 Saccharomyces cerevisiae YKL075C Hypothetical ORF) translates to MKESIGPTCRCSKCNSLLKASPKATAKKPIRYRFNFMKHMDLRQSNYRTITSISYLTEKYGEKKAENIARFVRCIHKQINSGVNRISDLQASSILPWTRVRLFLLLVTLSQRGGSDYWMGKEGEMKEPARPSEPRERKPQDKSKPYGTLIEEIMRQNINDNYREADHDENYVFSSIWANFMEGLINHFLEKVIIPSSERKVCQQLYKPMMKIISLYNEYNELMEKSERNGFLPPNQEPPAIISSDEATSIEDGKLQTAQRLLWQARQDIPKTISKELTLLSEMYSTLSADEQDFELDEFVCSAEEYIELEYLPSLIEVLFANGGTLNFWKIMIVLEPFFYYIEEVADEESPCYDGDSAKPDPRVVTLEKICEVAAEQEWI, encoded by the coding sequence ATGAAGGAGTCGATCGGCCCGACTTGCCGCTGCTCTAAATGCAAcagtttgttgaaagcttCTCCCAAAGCGACCGCCAAGAAGCCCATAAGGTATCGCTTTAACTTCATGAAACATATGGATCTGCGCCAGAGCAACTACAGAACTATCACGTCCATTTCGTACCTTACAGAGAAGTATGGGGAAAAGAAGGCCGAGAACATCGCAAGGTTCGTTAGGTGCATTCACAAGCAGATTAATAGCGGTGTGAATCGAATCAGCGACCTCCAAGCCAGCAGCATCCTTCCTTGGACAAGAGTGAGGCTATTTCTGCTTCTCGTGACTCTCTCGCAGAGAGGAGGGTCCGACTACTGGATGGGCAAAGAAGGCGAGATGAAAGAGCCTGCTAGGCCCTCGGAGCCAAGGGAAAGAAAGCCGCAAGACAAGTCGAAACCGTATGGGACCTTGATTGAGGAAATAATGCGGCAAAATATCAATGACAACTACAGGGAGGCGGACCACGATGAAAACTATGTGTTTAGCTCTATTTGGGCAAACTTTATGGAAGGACTGATAAATCactttttggaaaaggttATCATTCCCAGCAGCGAGAGGAAGGTGTGCCAGCAACTTTACAAGCcaatgatgaaaataaTATCCTTGTATAACGAGTACAACGAGCTGATGGAAAAAAGTGAACGGAACGGCTTCCTGCCACCGAACCAGGAACCTCCGGCCATAATAAGCTCAGATGAAGCTACTTCTATAGAGGATGGGAAACTCCAAACTGCGCAGCGACTTTTGTGGCAAGCTCGGCAAGATATTCCTAAAACAATCAGCAAAGAGTTGACTTTACTATCCGAAATGTACTCAACGCTGTCTGCAGATGAGCAGGACTTTGAATTAGACGAGTTTGTATGCAGTGCCGAAGAATACATTGAGTTGGAGTACCTGCCCTCTTTGATTGAGGTACTGTTTGCCAATGGAGGAACGCTaaacttttggaaaatCATGATCGTCTTAGAGCCATTCTTTTACTacattgaagaagtcgcGGACGAGGAGAGTCCTTGCTACGACGGCGATTCCGCGAAACCAGACCCCCGGGTAGTGACTTTAGAAAAAATTTGTGAAGTCGCTGCGGAACAAGAGtggatttga
- the PSG1 gene encoding Psg1p (similar to uniprot|P36081 Saccharomyces cerevisiae YKL077W) — protein MSYPIIKFFIRNNNDFDLKIIPQRDFSEQNTMLVPQSIALLLLAWLSAVDARRNVIKPKETTTTSEIPKPWLRTIYSGQKEVVTPTVIAGVTFSAKPLATTNGLEPWISLDQFGSPKTKRPQIKGAKTKDARPDYSTYFKTVATRTLSYDELKAHNMEEDEVYEEEVFTDEDDTYVSLNPIIRCTPDRYFKKGPAGDISSEPFCTPKENKELKVDNTYFVSWYTKFFQKPDTDETIENVQLHLFYVKESIKDKGLKKRDLKAAFFSSGWLKNVDGIYPLELTADFLDGAYDRKVLLAIQPDNIRDDEFNPWEHYVLFRMIMGPRVAKTTKQQKALQDAGISDDTWYYVALSIPTVVVIACVAMYFFLYLNRSHRDIHNVKDFAINQRRRVLGKFKDFKKYKKINNRPYSELPTHTKKTGKQN, from the coding sequence ATGAGCTATCCGatcatcaaattttttatcAGGAACAATAACGattttgatctcaaaataATACCTCAGCGAGACTTCTCGGAACAGAACACAATGCTTGTACCGCAATCAATTGCCTTGCTTTTGCTAGCTTGGCTAAGTGCAGTAGATGCCCGCAGAAATGTCATTAAGCCCAAAGAGACAACAACGACGTCTGAAATTCCAAAACCATGGCTTCGTACTATTTACTCTGGCCAGAAAGAGGTAGTCACACCCACAGTAATCGCTGGAGTGACCTTTTCTGCGAAGCCACTAGCGACTACTAATGGCTTAGAGCCTTGGATTTCGCTTGACCAGTTTGGTAGTCCAAAAACTAAGAGACCCCAGATCAAGGGcgcgaaaacaaaagatgCACGTCCGGATTATAGCACttacttcaaaactgttGCCACCAGGACTTTATCTTACGACGAATTGAAGGCGCATAATATGGAGGAAGACGAGGTCTATGAAGAGGAAGTATTTACCGATGAGGACGACACATATGTTTCTCTCAATCCAATAATACGTTGTACTCCAGACCGCTACTTCAAAAAGGGCCCAGCGGGCGACATTTCAAGCGAACCTTTCTGCACgccaaaagaaaacaaggagTTGAAGGTGGACAACACATACTTTGTGTCGTGGTACACTAAGTTTTTCCAGAAACCTGATACTGACGAAACGATTGAGAATGTACAGCTGCACTTATTCTACGTCAAAGAAAGTATCAAGGACAAAGGGCTTAAGAAAAGAGATTTGAAAGCGgcttttttcagctctGGGTGGCTTAAGAACGTTGATGGTATTTACCCTCTAGAACTTACGGCAGACTTTCTAGACGGAGCTTACGATAGGAAAGTGCTGCTTGCAATTCAACCAGACAACATACGAGATGATGAGTTCAATCCTTGGGAACACTATGTTCTATTCAGAATGATCATGGGGCCTCGAGTTGCCAAAACCACCAAGCAACAGAAGGCTCTTCAGGACGCTGGTATCTCTGATGACACATGGTATTACGTTGCCTTATCCATTCCTACTGTTGTGGTCATCGCATGCGTTGCCATGTACTTCTTCCTATACCTGAACAGGAGCCATCGTGACATTCACAATGTCAAGGACTTTGCCATTAACCAGAGGCGCCGTGTCCTTGGCAAGTTCAaggatttcaaaaagtacAAGAAGATTAACAATCGCCCATACAGCGAGCTCCCAACTCATACCAAGAAAACTGGTAAACAAAACTGA
- the SEN15 gene encoding Sen15p (similar to uniprot|Q04675 Saccharomyces cerevisiae YMR059W SEN15 Subunit of the tRNA splicing endonuclease which is composed of Sen2p Sen15p Sen34p and Sen54p) — MDNQHIIKLVRNNLVHQQLWDDVEEAKLEDTDAWVLRGLPPHKLSNDDPQLDHEWILPIELSQYKPGKLTLELMDKIFSELKCRRVTLGIVNDDGTVVYYFIYKGLHKPKRN, encoded by the coding sequence ATGGATAACCAGCACATCATCAAACTCGTGAGAAACAACCTTGTGCATCAGCAGCTATGGGATGATGTGGAAGAGgcaaagcttgaagacaCTGATGCATGGGTCCTGCGCGGCCTTCCGCCCCATAAGCTGAGTAACGATGACCCGCAACTAGATCATGAATGGATTCTGCCGATTGAGCTATCGCAGTACAAGCCCGGAAAATTGACTCTGGAGCTTATGGACAAGATCTTTTCAGAACTGAAGTGTAGAAGGGTGACACTTGGGATTGTCAATGATGACGGTACAGTGGTGTACTACTTTATATACAAGGGCCTACACAAGCCAAAGAGAAACTGA
- the SAM37 gene encoding SAM complex subunit SAM37 (similar to uniprot|P50110 Saccharomyces cerevisiae YMR060C SAM37 Component of the mitochondrial outer membrane sorting and assembly machinery (SAM) complex required for the sorting of some proteins to the outer membrane after import by the TOM complex) — MKATVHLWGLNGKPSIVSPESVALFWLLNDTQNDRNVTIVFSNNTDLSPNQELPLLIDGDKKLYGYANIARHFSAEETALEMALLQFTQDHICVLTQYQLYLNKNNYDSFTRRVFAYLLEWPLWYNTPLKYRALARKRCETLGYFGHDDDPEQVEQPNAELDGLVQSKAFKLTNASKARGEELLKSARYNLQYMSRLNRHVVSWREARARLDKDSTAADFLLWANLFVQMELPDGQLVKEQLQTALGPEDYESIIKRLNDCSKSTSTLELRGPFFAEKGNVVMSAYHALQRLVAA, encoded by the coding sequence ATGAAAGCGACTGTTCATCTTTGGGGCTTGAATGGTAAGCCGAGCATTGTTTCGCCCGAAAGCGTGGCccttttttggcttctgaACGATACGCAAAATGATCGCAATGTGACAATCGTGTTCTCTAACAACACAGACCTCTCGCCAAACCAGGAACTGCCGCTTCTTATAGACGGTGATAAGAAGCTTTACGGCTACGCTAACATAGCGAGACATTtttctgctgaagaaaCCGCGCTAGAGATGGCGCTTTTGCAGTTTACCCAAGATCACATATGCGTGTTAACACAGTATCAACTGTATctaaacaaaaacaactaCGATAGCTTCACGAGGAGAGTGTTTGCGTACTTACTGGAATGGCCCTTGTGGTACAACACTCCACTAAAATACCGAGCGCTGGCGCGAAAGAGATGCGAGACCCTAGGTTATTTTGGACACGACGACGACCCGGAGCAAGTGGAGCAGCCAAATGCGGAGCTGGACGGTCTCGTTCAATCAAAGGCGTTCAAGCTCACGaatgcttccaaagctcGGGGAGAGGAACTCTTGAAATCTGCACGTTATAATTTGCAGTACATGAGCCGGCTTAACCGGCATGTTGTGAGCTGGCGTGAGGCGCGCGCAAGGCTTGACAAGGATAGCACGGCCGCGGACTTCTTGCTATGGGCCAATTTGTTTGTACAGATGGAACTCCCGGATGGGCAGCTGGTAAAAGAGCAGCTACAGACAGCACTGGGGCCGGAGGACTACGAATCGATCATTAAAAGGCTTAACGACTGCTCGAAATCGACCTCCACGCTTGAGCTGCGGGGGCCCTTTTTTGCGGAAAAAGGCAATGTTGTCATGAGCGCGTACCATGCTCTCCAGAGATTGGTGGCAGCCTAG
- the RNA14 gene encoding cleavage polyadenylation factor subunit RNA14 (similar to uniprot|P25298 Saccharomyces cerevisiae YMR061W RNA14 Cleavage and polyadenylation factor I (CF I) component involved in cleavage and polyadenylation of mRNA 3' ends bridges interaction between Rna15p and Hrp1p in the CF I complex), producing the protein MSATPEIVKNGSAGFIRPTKRQIRPEEDVEGRLRDVIEERPGDICTYLELARLLQSRDQQEEARGVFDQLHERFPLFSPLWTVEVGYDLERDEFSHAGSLLTRCLSGTLENNDLGLWFMYLDFVRRKNNLITGGEEARGVVLKAFDAVATKCASWEPRSSAFWNEYLSFLEHWKPVSKWEEQQRIDLTRSLYKRMLCIPFDGLERSWNKYTQWEQEVNSLTARKFIGELSANYMKARSLYREWNNITKGIKRVLPSRLSQCSKQTIPQPGEYQVEQIHLWMDWIKWELQNKLDLPDEFHSQRVDYVYKQAIQHLLFSPEIWYNYSMYASPENAREILIQGLKASPGSTTLTFKLSEHFELQNEVEQMQKCFERCIDHLVLEYHIMSDEGQETYSQRQKITFVYCIYMNAMKRVSGLSSARKVFGKCRKLKDLLTHEIYIENAYLEFHNNNDHKTACKVLELGLKYFSSSGEYVNKYLDFLILINQDGLIKPLFESSLDRIIDLDELQRIYKKVINYESKFGNLTNAYSIENRFFEKFPQLEKIEVFTDRYQVQNANLIKSLELTYLPSDNDFRFGSFNETNGGLKRSRGLSQSGDSAAQKRHKSQDFVPENVLDLLRLLPKRQYFKTAVLDAEKLTRYLIENVNIPSSDNGTAA; encoded by the coding sequence ATGTCCGCGACGCCAGAAATAGTTAAAAATGGTTCCGCTGGCTTTATAAGACCCACCAAGCGGCAAATAAGGCCTGAGGAAGATGTGGAAGGGAGGCTCAGGGATGTGATAGAAGAGCGGCCAGGAGACATTTGTACATATTTGGAGCTGGCGAGACTGCTGCAATCCAGAGACCAGCAGGAAGAAGCGCGCGGTGTATTTGACCAATTGCATGAGCGCTTCCCACTTTTTTCTCCTCTGTGGACGGTGGAGGTGGGCTACGATCTCGAAAGAGATGAATTCTCGCACGCGGGAAGCCTTCTTACCCGATGCTTGTCCGGGACCCTGGAGAACAATGACCTTGGTTTATGGTTTATGTATCTGGACTTCGTCCGTAGAAAAAACAATTTAATTACGGGAGGAGAGGAGGCGCGCGGCGTGGTCCTCAAAGCCTTCGATGCCGTGGCGACAAAGTGCGCCAGCTGGGAGCCTCGGTCTTCTGCGTTTTGGAATGAATACCTTTCGTTCCTAGAGCACTGGAAGCCCGTAAGCAAATGGGAGGAGCAGCAACGCATTGACCTTACAAGGTCTTTGTACAAGCGCATGCTGTGCATTCCATTTGACGGGCTTGAACGTTCGTGGAACAAGTACACACAGTGGGAACAAGAGGTCAATTCGCTGACTGCAAGAAAGTTCATCGGTGAGCTTTCAGCTAATTATATGAAGGCGCGGTCTTTATACAGAGAATGGAACAATATTACCAAAGGCATAAAGCGGGTCTTGCCTTCTCGCTTGTCGCAGTGCTCCAAGCAGACAATTCCCCAACCAGGAGAGTATCAAGTCGAACAAATACATCTATGGATGGACTGGATTAAGTGGGAACTCCAAAACAAGCTCGACCTTCCTGACGAATTTCATTCGCAAAGAGTTGACTACGTCTACAAACAGGCTATTCAACATCTCTTGTTTTCACCTGAGATTTGGTACAACTATTCAATGTATGCCTCCCCAGAAAATGCGCGGGAAATTTTAATACAGGGTTTGAAAGCCAGTCCTGGGTCAACAACTTtaactttcaagctttcagaGCActttgagcttcaaaacgAGGTGGAACAAATGCAGAAGTGTTTTGAACGTTGCATTGACCATTTGGTGTTGGAATACCACATAATGAGCGATGAGGGGCAAGAGACCTACAgtcaaagacaaaagaTCACTTTTGTTTACTGTATATACATGAACGCGATGAAAAGGGTATCCGGTCTTTCATCTGCGCGcaaagtttttggcaagtGCCGTAAACTCAAAGACTTGCTGACACACGAAATATACATCGAAAACGCTTACTTGGAATTTCACAACAATAATGACCATAAAACTGCATGCAAGGTCCTGGAGCTAGGACTAAAGTACTTTTCGAGTAGTGGAGAGTACGTTAACAAGTACCTAGATTTCCTGATTTTAATTAACCAAGACGGCCTAATCAAACCGCTTTTCGAAAGTTCCCTAGACAGAATAATCGATCTTGATGAATTACAGAGGATTTACAAGAAAGTGATAAATTACGAGTCCAAGTTCGGAAACCTCACAAATGCATATTCTATCGAAAACcgattttttgagaagttccCACAACTAGAGAAGATCGAAGTTTTCACGGACCGCTACCAAGTTCAGAATGCCAACTTAATAAAGTCACTGGAGCTCACCTATCTGCCAAGTGACAACGACTTTAGGTTTGGTTCATTCAACGAAACTAATGGGGGCCTCAAAAGGTCTCGCGGACTCTCACAATCCGGAGATTCAGCTGCACAAAAGAGGCACAAGTCTCAGGATTTTGTTCCAGAAAATGTCCTCGATCTTCTGAGACTGTTACCCAAACGCCAATACTTCAAAACCGCGGTTCTGGATGCCGAAAAATTGACGCGTTACCTAATTGAAAACGTAAATATACCATCAAGCGACAATGGCACTGCTGCGTAA
- the ARG7 gene encoding glutamate N-acetyltransferase (highly similar to uniprot|Q04728 Saccharomyces cerevisiae YMR062C ECM40 Mitochondrial ornithine acetyltransferase catalyzes the fifth step in arginine biosynthesis also possesses acetylglutamate synthase activity regenerates acetylglutamate while forming ornithine) → MRVSSALLQKAAKTVDKYSLYVPKSGVFPKGFKVASLASGVKKNGNRDLGIILNTNKSRPSNAAAVFTTNRFKAAPVLVSKQVLDGSSGEGVNAIVANSGCANAVTGELGMQDAQKVAGQVNAHIGKENSTLVMSTGVIGQRLQMDKISKGINTLFDQKQFGSDFNSWLNLAKSICTTDTFPKLISSKFQLSDGTEYTLTGISKGAGMICPNMATLLGFIVTDLPIKASTLQAMLTAAVNRSFNCISVDGDMSTNDTICMLANGAVDTFVIDEASPDFEQVKSQVTEFAKQLAQLVVRDGEGATKFVTVNVKNSANFKDARIIAETISNSMLVKSALYGQDANWGRILCAIGYSKLENLASLDESKINVSFIATDNSSPRELKLIANGVPQFDIDENRASEILALPDLEILVDMGTGSEECQFWTCDLSHEYVTINGDYRS, encoded by the coding sequence ATGAGAGTGTCCTCTGCAttgcttcaaaaggctgCCAAAACTGTGGACAAGTACTCCTTGTACGTACCAAAGTCCGGCGTATTTCCCAAAGGATTCAAAGTCGCTTCTTTGGCCTCCGGCGTCAAGAAAAATGGTAACAGGGACCTGGGAATTATTCTAAATACCAATAAATCTCGGCCATCTAATGCTGCTGCCGTTTTTACCACTAACAGGTTCAAGGCTGCGCCAGTGTTGGTGTCGAAACAAGTGCTCGACGGCAGCAGCGGTGAAGGTGTGAACGCCATTGTGGCCAACTCCGGTTGCGCCAACGCCGTTACTGGTGAACTTGGTATGCAAGATGCTCAAAAGGTTGCGGGGCAGGTCAATGCCCACATtggcaaagaaaacagcaCATTGGTGATGTCCACCGGTGTCATTGGACAAAGATTACAGATGGACAAAATCTCAAAGGGTATCAACACTTTGTTCGATCAAAAGCAGTTTGGAAGCGATTTCAACTCGTGGCTGAACCTTGCAAAATCTATCTGTACTACTGACACTTTCCCTAAGCTGATTTCCTCGAAATTCCAGCTATCAGATGGCACCGAATATACCTTGACGGGTATATCTAAAGGTGCGGGTATGATTTGTCCAAACATGGCAACTTTGTTGGGTTTCATCGTTACAGATCTGCCTAttaaagcttcaactcttcAAGCAATGCTCACTGCCGCGGTCAATCGCTCTTTCAATTGCATATCTGTTGACGGTGATATGAGTACGAACGACACTATTTGCATGCTTGCGAACGGTGCCGTTGATACTTTTGTCATTGACGAAGCGTCCCCTGATTTCGAACAAGTTAAAAGTCAAGTGACGGAATTCGCAAAGCAACTGGCCCAACTGGTGGTTCGTGATGGTGAAGGCGCTACCAAGTTTGTCACGGTAAATGTCAAGAACAGCGCTAATTTCAAAGACGCGAGAATAATTGCAGAGACTATTTCCAATAGTATGCTGGTCAAGAGTGCTCTCTACGGACAGGACGCAAATTGGGGTAGGATCTTGTGTGCCATTGGATACTCTAAATTGGAGAACCTAGCGTCATTAGATGAGTCAAAGATCAACGTTAGTTTTATTGCCACTGACAATTCGAGTCCCCGTGAGCTCAAGCTTATAGCTAACGGCGTCCCACAGTTCGACATTGACGAAAATAGAGCCTCGGAGATTTTGGCCTTACCTGACCTCGAAATTTTGGTGGACATGGGAACAGGCTCCGAGGAATGCCAATTCTGGACCTGTGACCTAAGTCACGAATACGTGACCATCAATGGTGACTACCGTTCTTAA